From one Lotus japonicus ecotype B-129 chromosome 3, LjGifu_v1.2 genomic stretch:
- the LOC130746909 gene encoding pentatricopeptide repeat-containing protein At2g20710, mitochondrial-like, with the protein MMNRIASKWNLTNTLRFFSSSSFSSAPADSLFLRISRSGDPKTPMTPLLNQWVEQGRLVTQAELRFFIKQLRSYRRFSHALQISEWMSNERNLHLYSGDIAIRLDLISKVRSLEEAEKYFNSIPDTSRDFKVYGALLNGYAQHNAVEKAEAIMQKMKEDPSMQATGAVLSYNVMMKLYARTGQYEKLHDLMREMKEKELCNHVTYTTWLNVCVTINDIDEMEKILAQMEVDPAAVDWLTYCTAADGYTKAGQFEKSLAMLKKSEQLITGKMSRVAYESLLTKYGTIGGKDDVYRIWDICKNLNNSTPNSSYICMLTALSRLNDIDGAERILEEWESGNSRHDLRIPNVMVSVYCKNGLLEKAEAYVGRLLERDSKLDGSVWDRLARGYSSCKDMDKALETMKKAILAGRPGWKAYPFTFAACIEHVKEKGDSELASEILRICGERDYFTAATHDKLLSYMHGEIPETNALDLIKGDYRLRGDFYVPDGEKKHEKQPEKEVS; encoded by the exons ATGATGAATCGCATTGCATCAAAATGGAACCTTACCAACACCCTtcgtttcttctcttcttcttctttttcttcggCTCCAGCCGATTCCCTCTTCTTACGAATTTCCAGATCCGGCGACCCTAAAACCCCCATGACTCCTCTCCTCAATCAATGGGTTGAACAGGGCAGACTCGTCACCCAGGCTGAGCTTCGCTTTTTCATCAAACAACTCAGATCCTATCGTCGCTTCAGCCATGCCCTTCAG ATATCAGAATGGATGAGTAATGAAAGGAACCTTCATTTATACTCTGGAGACATTGCTATACGTCTCGACTTGATATCTAAAGTTCGGAGCCTAGAAGAAGCAGAGAAATATTTTAATAGCATCCCAGATACTTCAAGAGATTTCAAGGTCTATGGTGCTCTTTTGAATGGCTATGCGCAACACAACGCCGTGGAGAAGGCGGAGGCTATCATGCAGAAAATGAAAGAAGACCCCTCCATGCAGGCAACGGGTGCAGTATTGAGTTATAATGTTATGATGAAACTCTATGCTCGGACAGGTCAATATGAGAAATTGCATGATTTGATGCGAGAAATGAAAGAGAAGGAGTTATGCAACCATGTCACATATACTACTTGGCTGAATGTTTGTGTGACAATCAATGATATAGATGAGATGGAGAAGATACTGGCACAGATGGAAGTTGATCCCGCAGCTGTGGACTGGTTAACATACTGTACTGCAGCAGATGGTTATACTAAAGCTGGCCAATTTGAGAAGTCATTGGCAATGTTGAAGAAATCAGAGCAATTAATCACAGGCAAGATGAGCAGGGTTGCCTATGAATCTCTTCTAACTAAGTATGGTACTATCGGGGGAAAAGACGATGTGTATCGCATTTGGGACATATGCAAAAACTTGAATAATTCTACTCCAAATTCAAGTTACATCTGCATGTTAACTGCATTGTCAAGGTTGAATGACATTGATGGAGCTGAGAGGATTCTGGAGGAGTGGGAATCTGGAAATTCACGCCATGACCTCAGAATTCCAAATGTGATGGTGAGTGTTTATTGTAAGAATGGCCTGTTGGAAAAGGCTGAAGCATATGTTGGGAGGCTTTTAGAAAGAGACAGTAAATTAGATGGAAGTGTGTGGGATCGTTTGGCTCGTGGCTATTCTAGCTGCAAAGATATGGATAAAGCACTTGAAACAATGAAGAAAGCAATTTTGGCTGGTCGACCAGGATGGAAGGCTTACCCTTTTACTTTTGCTGCCTGTATTGAGCACGTGAAAGAGAAGGGAGATTCAGAATTGGCATCAGAGATTCTTAGGATATGTGGGGAACGAGATTATTTCACTGCTGCCACCCATGATAAATTACTAAGCTATATGCATGGGGAAATCCCAGAAACAAATGCCTTAGATCTGATTAAAGGAGATTATCGTCTGAGAGGGGACTTTTACGTTCCGGATGGAGAGAAGAAGCATGAAAAGCAGCCCGAGAAAGAGGTCAGTTAA
- the LOC130746910 gene encoding pentatricopeptide repeat-containing protein At2g20710, mitochondrial-like, with translation MMNRIASKLNLNNTLRLFSSYSSPIDTLFFRISRTGDPAIPVTPLLNQWVQEGRPINHGDLQFFIKQLRSFRRFKHALQISEWMSDERNHYLHSGDIAIRLDLISKVRGLEEAEKYFWSIPETSRDFKVYGAFLNYHAQHSSVEKAEAIMQRIKEYPSMPAKGLALSYNVMMGLYARTGQYEKLHDLMREMKEKNLCNHVTLNTWLSACVTINDIDEMEKILAQMEVDPRATVDWFTYCTAADGYTRADQFEKSLAMLKKSEQLIQGKVTRVAYEYLLTRYAAIGKKDDVYRIWNMCKNLNHSRNSSYISMLTALLRLNDVDGAERIVEEWESGNTCKDIRIPNLLVRMYCENGLLEKAEACIARLLERDIKFDGSIWDRLASGYCRCKDMDKAVETLKKAILAGRPGWKAYPFTLAQCIEHLKEKRDSELASEILRLCGERGYFTAATHDRLLSYVHGEIPEANALDLIDEDNRLRVVYVDVPDGEKQHEK, from the exons ATGATGAACCGCATTGCATCAAAATTGAACCTTAACAACACCCTTCGTCTCTTCTCTTCTTATTCTTCTCCAATCGATACCCTCTTCTTTCGAATTTCCAGAACCGGAGACCCTGCCATCCCCGTTACTCCTCTCCTCAATCAATGGGTTCAAGAGGGCAGACCCATCAACCATGGCGACCTTCAATTCTTCATCAAGCAACTCAGATCCTTCCGTCGCTTCAAACATGCCCTTCAG ATATCGGAATGGATGAGCGATGAAAGGAACCATTATTTACACTCTGGAGACATTGCTATACGTCTCGACTTGATATCTAAAGTCCGCGGCCTAGAGGAAGCAGAGAAATATTTTTGGAGCATTCCGGAGACTTCAAGAGATTTCAAGGTCTATGGTGCTTTTTTGAATTACCATGCGCAACACAGCTCCGTGGAGAAGGCGGAGGCTATCATGCAGAGAATTAAAGAATACCCCTCCATGCCAGCAAAGGGCTTAGCATTGAGTTATAATGTTATGATGGGACTCTATGCTCGGACAGGTCAATATGAGAAATTGCATGATTTGATGCgagaaatgaaagagaagaactTATGCAACCATGTCACACTTAATACTTGGCTGAGTGCTTGTGTGACAATCAATGATATAGATGAGATGGAGAAGATACTGGCGCAGATGGAAGTTGATCCCCGGGCAACTGTGGACTGGTTTACATACTGTACTGCAGCAGATGGTTATACTAGAGCCGACCAATTTGAGAAGTCATTGGCAATGTTGAAGAAATCAGAGCAATTAATCCAAGGCAAGGTGACGAGGGTTGCCTATGAATATCTTCTAACTAGGTATGCTGCTATCGGGAAAAAGGACGATGTGTATCGCATTTGGAACATGTGCAAAAACTTGAATCATTCCCGCAATTCAAGTTACATAAGCATGTTAACTGCATTATTACGGTTGAATGATGTTGATGGAGCTGAGAGGATTGTGGAGGAATGGGAATCTGGAAATACATGCAAGGATATAAGAATTCCAAATCTGTTGGTCCGTATGTATTGTGAGAATGGCCTGTTGGAAAAGGCTGAAGCATGTATTGCGAGGCTTTTAGAAAGAGACATTAAATTTGATGGAAGTATATGGGATCGTTTGGCTAGTGGCTATTGCAGGTGCAAAGATATGGATAAAGCAGTTGAAACATTGAAGAAAGCAATATTGGCTGGTCGACCAGGATGGAAGGCTTACCCATTTACTTTAGCTCAATGTATTGAGCatttgaaagagaagagagattcaGAATTGGCATCGGAGATTCTTAGGTTATGTGGGGAACGAGGTTATTTCACTGCTGCCACACATGATAGATTACTAAGTTATGTGCATGGTGAAATCCCAGAAGCAAATGCCTTAGATCTGATAGATGAAGATAATCGTCTGAGGGTGGTGTATGTTGATGTTCCAGATGGAGAGAAGCAGCACGAAAAGTAG